One window from the genome of Populus alba chromosome 15, ASM523922v2, whole genome shotgun sequence encodes:
- the LOC118057110 gene encoding glucan endo-1,3-beta-glucosidase isoform X2, with translation MQYNSQPSPLLTTNMEKAMATFSASTVTTILLLAASTLYIQAVEGSIGVNYGTVANNLPPPAQVAHFLLESTIVNRVRLFDASTEMLRAFAHTGIAVTVTVTNDQIPHLTNIGFAQEWLKSNVQPHVRTTNIVRILVGNEVISTANKLLIASLVPAMQTLHAALVGASLDRRIKISTPHSLGILSSSSPPSGGKFRQGYDTHVLKPLLSFLRATNSPFMINPYPFFGSSPETLDYALFRTSSGVFDENTNLSYTNMLDAQLDAVFSAMKLLGFSDIEIVISETGWPSLGDSSQVGVDAESAAQYNRNLMQHVTSGAGTPLMPNRTFETYIFGLFNEDLKPGPTCERNFGLFLSDLTPVYDIGILRSTVAAASKFHHATYISEGLKEKKRCLPKTGADLEALQRNMDHLCGLEMQYCKPIQEAGECFLPMVRAHAAFAMNACYQGTGKNRFDCDFETGEISTVDPSCKY, from the exons ATGCAGTACAATTCACAACCTTCACCTCTCCTCACCACGAACATGGAGAAAGCCATGGCTACGTTTTCTGCTTCAACTGTCACCACAATTTTACTTCTTGCGGCCTCAACTCTCTATATTCAAG CAGTGGAAGGAAGTATTGGAGTAAACTACGGCACGGTGGCTAACAACCTGCCTCCACCAGCACAGGTAGCCCATTTTCTTTTAGAATCCACCATTGTCAACCGCGTTAGGCTCTTTGATGCCAGCACCGAAATGCTACGAGCCTTTGCTCACACAGGCATTGCAGTCACAGTCACAGTGACAAATGATCAAATCCCTCACCTTACCAACATAGGTTTTGCACAAGAATGGCTGAAGTCCAATGTCCAACCTCATGTGCGGACCACCAACATTGTCCGAATCTTGGTAGGCAATGAAGTAATATCAACAGCAAACAAATTGTTAATAGCAAGCTTGGTTCCTGCTATGCAAACTCTCCATGCAGCTTTAGTTGGTGCTTCATTAGACCGTAGAATCAAAATCTCTACCCCTCACTCTTTAGGCATTCTCTCAAGTTCAAGCCCGCCATCCGGTGGGAAATTTCGACAAGGATATGATACACATGTTCTTAAACCGTTGCTTAGCTTCCTTAGAGCTACCAATTCACCATTCATGATTAACCCTTATCCATTCTTTGGATCCTCTCCTGAAACTCTCGATTATGCACTGTTTAGGACTAGTTCAGGCGTGTTTGATGAAAACACCAACCTTTCTTACACAAACATGCTAGATGCGCAACTAGATGCTGTCTTTTCAGCAATGAAACTTCTTGGTTTTAGTGATATTGAGATTGTCATATCCGAAACCGGGTGGCCATCACTAGGAGATTCATCACAAGTTGGTGTTGATGCAGAAAGTGCAGCTCAATACAACAGGAATCTGATGCAGCATGTAACATCTGGAGCTGGCACCCCGCTCATGCCCAACCGGACATTCGAAACTTACATTTTCGGACTTTTTAATGAAGATCTCAAGCCAGGGCCTACCTGCGAGAGGAATTTCGGATTGTTCCTGTCGGACTTGACTCCAGTGTACGATATTGGAATCCTAAGGTCAACGGTAGCTGCTGCTAGCAAATTCCACCATGCTACATATATCTCA GAGGGCCTAAAGGAAAAAAAGCGGTGCCTTCCTAAAACAGGAGCAGATCTGGAGGCTCTACAGAGAAACATGGATCATCTGTGTGGCCTGGAAATGCAGTACTGCAAACCTATTCAAGAAGCTGGTGAGTGCTTCCTGCCCATGGTGAGAGCACACGCAGCATTCGCCATGAATGCATGCTATCAAGGCACGGGAAAGAATCGCTTCGATTGCGATTTCGAAACTGGGGAGATTTCCACTGTGGATCCAA GCTGCAAGTATTGA
- the LOC118057110 gene encoding glucan endo-1,3-beta-glucosidase isoform X1 — MQYNSQPSPLLTTNMEKAMATFSASTVTTILLLAASTLYIQAVEGSIGVNYGTVANNLPPPAQVAHFLLESTIVNRVRLFDASTEMLRAFAHTGIAVTVTVTNDQIPHLTNIGFAQEWLKSNVQPHVRTTNIVRILVGNEVISTANKLLIASLVPAMQTLHAALVGASLDRRIKISTPHSLGILSSSSPPSGGKFRQGYDTHVLKPLLSFLRATNSPFMINPYPFFGSSPETLDYALFRTSSGVFDENTNLSYTNMLDAQLDAVFSAMKLLGFSDIEIVISETGWPSLGDSSQVGVDAESAAQYNRNLMQHVTSGAGTPLMPNRTFETYIFGLFNEDLKPGPTCERNFGLFLSDLTPVYDIGILRSTVAAASKFHHATYISVLTIWLLIISNHG, encoded by the exons ATGCAGTACAATTCACAACCTTCACCTCTCCTCACCACGAACATGGAGAAAGCCATGGCTACGTTTTCTGCTTCAACTGTCACCACAATTTTACTTCTTGCGGCCTCAACTCTCTATATTCAAG CAGTGGAAGGAAGTATTGGAGTAAACTACGGCACGGTGGCTAACAACCTGCCTCCACCAGCACAGGTAGCCCATTTTCTTTTAGAATCCACCATTGTCAACCGCGTTAGGCTCTTTGATGCCAGCACCGAAATGCTACGAGCCTTTGCTCACACAGGCATTGCAGTCACAGTCACAGTGACAAATGATCAAATCCCTCACCTTACCAACATAGGTTTTGCACAAGAATGGCTGAAGTCCAATGTCCAACCTCATGTGCGGACCACCAACATTGTCCGAATCTTGGTAGGCAATGAAGTAATATCAACAGCAAACAAATTGTTAATAGCAAGCTTGGTTCCTGCTATGCAAACTCTCCATGCAGCTTTAGTTGGTGCTTCATTAGACCGTAGAATCAAAATCTCTACCCCTCACTCTTTAGGCATTCTCTCAAGTTCAAGCCCGCCATCCGGTGGGAAATTTCGACAAGGATATGATACACATGTTCTTAAACCGTTGCTTAGCTTCCTTAGAGCTACCAATTCACCATTCATGATTAACCCTTATCCATTCTTTGGATCCTCTCCTGAAACTCTCGATTATGCACTGTTTAGGACTAGTTCAGGCGTGTTTGATGAAAACACCAACCTTTCTTACACAAACATGCTAGATGCGCAACTAGATGCTGTCTTTTCAGCAATGAAACTTCTTGGTTTTAGTGATATTGAGATTGTCATATCCGAAACCGGGTGGCCATCACTAGGAGATTCATCACAAGTTGGTGTTGATGCAGAAAGTGCAGCTCAATACAACAGGAATCTGATGCAGCATGTAACATCTGGAGCTGGCACCCCGCTCATGCCCAACCGGACATTCGAAACTTACATTTTCGGACTTTTTAATGAAGATCTCAAGCCAGGGCCTACCTGCGAGAGGAATTTCGGATTGTTCCTGTCGGACTTGACTCCAGTGTACGATATTGGAATCCTAAGGTCAACGGTAGCTGCTGCTAGCAAATTCCACCATGCTACATATATCTCAGTCCTTACAATCTGGCTTCTAATAATTTCTAACCACG GCTAA
- the LOC118057111 gene encoding acyl-CoA-binding domain-containing protein 2 translates to MADWQHLLQSIFIGLLFSYLLAKLISIVVSFQNDNLHITRNPKPQSNDPAPAPAVHHYQHSHGDVDSVVAEQGSVRNESVSGSDGGGGGGDDDDDDWEGVESTELDEMFSAATAFVAAAAADRVSLKVSSDLQLQLYGYYKIATEGPCTSAPPSALKMTARAKWQAWQKLGAMPPEDAMQKYIDIITELYPTWASGSAMSKDRDGVGPSKDGKGPMGPVFSTFVYEEESGTELKMDAIHAFAREGEVNNLIKCIDGGVSVNLKDSEGRTPLHWAVDRGHLNIAEALVGKDADINAKDNEGQTPLHYAAVCEREAIAEYLVKQNADTDAKDNDGQSAHDLCESDWPCLQRSAA, encoded by the exons ATGGCAGACTGGCAACACCTTCTCCAATCAATCTTCATAGGTCTTCTCTTCTCATACCTCCTCGCCAAACTCATTTCCATCGTCGTTTCTTTCCAAAACGACAATCTCCATATCACCCGAAACCCAAAACCCCAATCGAACGACCCCGCCCCCGCCCCCGCAGTCCATCATTACCAGCACTCTCATGGTGACGTAGATTCGGTGGTTGCAGAACAAGGCAGTGTGCGAAACGAGAGCGTATCAGGGAGtgacggtggtggtggtggtggtgatgatgatgatgatgattgggAAGGTGTTGAGAGTACGGAATTGGATGAAATGTTTAGTGCAGCTACGGCATTTGTGGCTGCAGCTGCGGCGGATCGGGTTTCGTTGAAGGTATCGAGTGATTTACAGTTGCAGCTTTATGGGTATTATAAGATTGCTACTGAAGGTCCTTGTACTAGCGCGCCTCCTTCTGCTCTCAAAATGACTGCCCGTGCCAAATG GCAAGCATGGCAGAAATTGGGTGCTATGCCACCAGAAGATGCTATGCAGAAGTACATTGATATTATTACAGAGCTGTACCCTACCTGGGCTTCTGGTTCAGCTATG AGCAAAGACAGAGATGGCGTTGGACCGAGCAAGGATGGCAAAGGGCCAATGGGACCGGTTTTCAGCACTTTCGTCTATGAGGAGGAATCAGGAACAGAGTT gaaaatggATGCCATTCATGCGTTTGCCAGAGAAGGAGAAGTGAATAATTTGATCAAATGCATTGATGGTGGTGTTTCTGTGAACTTGAAAG ATAGTGAGGGTCGGACTCCTTTGCATTGGGCGGTAGATCGTGGTCATCTTAATATTGCTGAGGCGCTTGTTGGAAAGGATGCAGACATAAATGCAAAG gATAATGAAGGCCAAACCCCGTTGCATTATGCTGCTGTCTGTGAGAGAGAAGCAATTGCTGAATATCTTGTGAAGCAAAATGCAGATACAGATGCGAAGGACAACGATGGGCAGTCCGCTCATGATCTCTGCGAGTCAGATTGGCCTTGCCTGCAACGCTCCGCAGCATAG
- the LOC118057113 gene encoding uncharacterized protein — MGRVVVYVLITIAFIVFITFSPINNRRRTTPGLNRRLGSRFSMPDFDPLVVKMQRLAEEKGYAGAGDAINLGKNGFAKEVEDADEYLSDDGRLNITLRLLVLFPLLDKKPRDGLISFEELEAWNVEQARERLAYRTHREIQSRDKDGDGAIDFKEHLPQFSNEDIERNEMGHGEAGWWMQQFRNADVDRNGTLDFDEFNNFLHPEDSNNEDIQKWILRDKLKRMDDDLDGKLNLAEFSMYAYDGNYKSYAEFEPNVARVGTAEEKFLELDVNKDNFLSEEELIPMIPYLKPGELSYAKHYTRYLIHETDDNGDGYLSIDEMLNHEYTFYGTFFQDDEDFDDEFHEEL, encoded by the exons ATGGGAAGGGTGGTGGTTTATGTCCTCATAACCATAGCCTTTATTGTCTTCATAACCTTTTCTCCCATCAACAACCGCCGTCGTACCACTCCTGGCCTCAACCGCCGTCTTGGTTCCAGATTTTCGATGCCAGATTTTGATCCATTAGTCGTAAAAATGCAGAGATTAGCCGAGGAAAAAGGATACGCCGGCGCGGGTGATGCGATAAATTTGGGAAAGAATGGCTTTGCCAAAGAGGTTGAGGATGCTGATGAGTATCTAAGTGATGATGGAAGGTTAAACATTACCTTAAGGTTACTTGTTTTATTCCCATTGTTAGACAAGAAACCTAGAGATGGGTTGATCAGCTTCGAGGAGCTAGAGGCATGGAATGTTGAGCAAGCTAGAGAACGCTTAGCTTATAGGACACACAGAGAAATCCAATCTCGGGACAAGGATGGAGATGGAGCAATTGATTTCAAGGAACATTTGCCTCAATTTTCCAATGAAGATATAG AGAGAAATGAAATGGGGCATGGTGAAGCTGGATGGTGGATGCAACAATTCAGGAATGCAGACGTTGATCGAAATGGAACCCTAGATTTCGATGAGTTtaacaa CTTCTTGCATCCCGAAGATAGTAACAATGAAGATATCCAAAAATGGATTCTGAGAGATAAACTCAA GCGGATGGATGATGATCTTGACGGGAAACTCAACTTAGCAGAGTTCTCTATGTACGCTTACGATGGTAATTACAAGAGCTACGCAGAATTTGAACCTAATGTGGCAAGAGTTGGCACTGCAGAAGAGAAATTTCTTGAGCTTGATGTGAACAAGGACAA TTTTTTGTCGGAGGAGGAGCTGATACCCATGATCCCGTACCTCAAGCCTGGAGAACTATCGTATGCTAAGCATTACACCCGCTACTTGATTCATGAG ACTGATGACAATGGAGATGGTTATTTATCTATAGATGAAATGCTGAATCATGAATACACATTCTATGGGACATTTTTCCAAGACGATGAAGATTTTGACGATGAGTTCCATGAAGAACTGTAA
- the LOC118057114 gene encoding importin subunit beta-1, giving the protein MAMEVTQVLLNAQSIDGNVRKHAEESLKQFQEQNLPGFLFSLSGELANDEKPVDSRKLAGLILKNALDAKEQHRKLELVQRWLSLDNNVKGQIKAFLLKTLASPVPDARSTASQVIAKIAGIELPQRQWPELIGSLLSNIHQLPAHVKQATLETLGYLCEEVSPDVVDQDHVNKILTAVVQGMNASEGNNDVRLAATRALYNALGFAQANFSNDMERDYIMRVVCESTLSPEVKIRQAAFECLVSISSTYYEKLAPYIQDIFNITAKAVREDDEPVALQAIEFWSSICDEEIDILEEYGGDFTGDSEIPCFYFIKQALPALVPMLLETLLKQEEDQDQDEGAWNIAMAGGTCLGLVARTVGDDIVQLVMPFIEENITKPDWRQREAATYAFGSILEGPSPDKLTPLVNVALNFMLTALTKDPNNHVKDTTAWTLGRIFEFLHGSTVDTPIITQANCQQIVTVLLQSMKDVANVAEKACGALYFLAQGYEEVSPSSPLTPYFQEIVQALLTVTHREDAGESRLRTAAYETLNEVVRCSTDETAPMVLQLVPVIMMELHNTLEGQKLSSDEREKQGELQGLLCGCLQVIIQKLGSSEPTKYVFMQYADQIMGLFLRVFACRSATVHEEAMLAIGALAYATGPDFAKYMPEFYKYLEMGLQNFEEYQVCAVTVGVVGDICRALEDKTLPYCDGIMTQLLKDLSSNQLHRSVKPPIFSSFGDIALAIGENFEKYLMYAMPMLQSAAELSAHTADADDEITEYTNSLRNGILEAYSGILQGFKNSPKTQLLIPYAPHILQFLDSMYMEKDMDDVVMKTAIGVLGDLADTLGSNAGSLIQQSLSSKDFLNECLSSDDHMIKESAEWAKLAISRAISV; this is encoded by the exons ATGGCGATGGAAGTGACCCAGGTGCTATTGAATGCCCAATCTATAGACGGGAATGTGCGGAAGCATGCGGAAGAAAGCTTAAAACAGTTTCAGGAGCAAAACCTGCCTGGTTTTTTGTTCTCCCTTTCTGGAGAGCTAGCAAATGATGAGAAGCCTGTTGATAGCCGTAAATTAGCGGGCTTAATACTTAAAAATGCACTGGATGCAAAGGAACAACATAGAAAGCTCGAGCTTGTTCAAAGATGGTTGTCGTTGGACAACAATGTTAAGGGTCAAATTAAGGCGTTTTTGTTGAAGACCCTTGCTTCTCCTGTACCGGATGCACGGTCAACTGCATCTCAAGTTATTGCTAAGATTGCTGGGATTGAGTTGCCTCAGCGACAATGGCCGGAGCTGATAGGATCACTTTTATCTAATATTCATCAGTTACCTGCTCATGTCAAGCAAGCTACTTTAGAGACTCTTGGATATTTGTGTGAGGAAGTCTCACCTGATGTTGTAGATCAAGACCATGTAAACAAGATACTTACGGCAGTAGTTCAGGGCATGAATGCATCTGAAGGAAACAATGATGTTAGGCTTGCTGCAACCCGAGCACTGTACAATGCACTTGGATTTGCTCAAGCAAATTTCAGTAATGATATGGAGCGTGATTATATCATGAGAGTGGTCTGCGAGTCAACACTGTCCCCAGAAGTGAAGATACGACAGGCTGCTTTTGAGTGTTTGGTCTCTATTTCATCAACATATTATGAGAAATTGGCTCCTTATATTCAGGATATCTTTAACATCACAGCAAAAGCTGTGAGGGAAGATGATGAACCTGTAGCTCTTCAAGCAATTGAATTCTGGAGTTCAATATGTGATGAGGAGATAGATATCTTGGAAGAATATGGGGGTGATTTCACTGGGGATTCTGAGATTCCTTGCTTTTACTTTATTAAACAGGCTCTCCCTGCTCTGGTCCCTATGCTGTTGGAAACTCTCCTTAAGCAAGAGGAGGATCAGGATCAGGATGAAGGAGCTTGGAATATTGCAATGGCTGGCGGAACATGCCTTGGTTTGGTTGCAAGGACCGTGGGAGATGATATTGTGCAACTTGTTATGCCATTCATTGAAGAGAACATTACAAAACCAGATTGGAGGCAAAGGGAGGCAGCGACTTATGCATTTGGCTCAATCTTGGAGGGTCCTTCCCCTGACAAGCTAACACCTCTTGTTAATGTTGCATTGAACTTCATGCTTACTGCTTTGACCAAGGATCCAAATAACCATGTGAAGGATACAACTGCTTGGACGCTTGGTCGAATCTTTGAATTCCTTCATGGCTCAACTGTGGATACACCAATAATTACTCAGGCAAATTGCCAACAAATTGTCACTGTGCTACTTCAGAGCATGAAGGACGTTGCCAATGTAGCAGAGAAGGCATGTGGTGCCCTCTATTTCCTTGCCCAGGGTTATGAAGAGGTGAGCCCATCATCTCCCCTCACTCCTTACTTCCAAGAAATTGTCCAGGCACTTCTTACTGTTACCCACAGAGAAGATGCTGGGGAGTCCCGATTAAGGACTGCTGCATATGAAACGTTGAATGAGGTGGTGAGGTGCTCAACTGATGAAACCGCACCTATGGTGCTGCAACTGGTTCCTGTCATCATGATGGAGCTTCACAATACTCTTGAAGGGCAGAAGCTTTCTTCTGATGAGAGAGAGAAGCAGGGTGAATTGCAAGGGCTACTCTGTGGTTGCTTACAGGTCATAATTCAGAAGTTAGGCTCCTCTGAGCCAACTAAGTATGTGTTCATGCAATATGCAGACCAGATAATGGGACTGTTCCTGAGGGTGTTTGCATGTAGAAGTGCAACAGTGCACGAGGAGGCCATGTTGGCTATTGGAGCCCTTGCCTATGCAACTGGTCCAGATTTTGCCAAATACATGCCAGAGTTTTACAAGTACTTGGAAATGGGCCTTCAGAATTTTGAGGAGTACCAAGTCTGTGCGGTTACTGTTGGTGTGGTGGGGGATATTTGCAGGGCATTGGAAGATAAAACTTTGCCTTATTGTGATGGTATTATGACTCAGCTTCTCAAGGACTTATCAAGCAACCAGTTGCATAGATCTGTGAAGCCTCCCATTTTCTCTAGCTTTGGCGACATTGCCCTGGCTATAGGAGAGAATTTTGAGAAGTACTTGATGTATGCCATGCCCATGCTGCAGAGCGCTGCTGAGTTGTCTGCCCACACAGCTGATGCTGATGATGAAATTACTGAGTACACAAATTCTTTGAGAAACGGAATTTTGGAGGCATATTCTGGAATTCTTCAAGGTTTTAAGAATTCTCCTAAAACTCAGCTCTTGATTCCTTATGCACCTCACATCCTGCAATTCTTGGATAGCATGTACATGGAGAAAGACAT GGATGATGTGGTGATGAAAACTGCTATTGGAGTCCTTGGAGATTTAGCAGATACACTGGGAAGTAATGCTGGTTCTTTGATACAGCAATCTCTCTCTAGCAAAGACTTTTTAAATGAATGTTTGTCATCTGATGATCATATGATTAAGGAATCTGCCGAATGGGCCAAGTTGGCCATCAGTCGTGCCATTTCAGTTTGA